One Streptomyces sp. V4I8 genomic window carries:
- a CDS encoding acetyl-CoA C-acyltransferase, producing MRDAVIVEAVRTPMGKGKPNGSLAHVHPVELLAHTLRTLVERSGIDPARVDDVIGGTVDQVGEQAMNTTRYAALSAGFPETVPATTVDRQCGSSQQAVHFAAQGVISGAYDLVVACGVESMSRVPMWSNVPPGKDPFGPGIADRYPEGLVPQGISAELIAAKWSITREQMDAFAVSSHRKAAAAWEKGLFDAEVAPLDGVSRDECVRPGSTPEILAGLKPAYHDPVFAERFPQIEWNVTAGNASPVNDGASAVLITSSETAARLGLRPLARLHSFAVTGSDPILVLTGVIPATEKVLRRAGLSLGDIDLFEVNEAFSSVVLAWQQETGADLAKVNVHGGAIAIGHPLGASGTRLTTTLVHAMRERGARYALQTMCEAGGLANAMVLEAV from the coding sequence ATGCGTGACGCAGTCATCGTCGAAGCCGTACGCACCCCTATGGGCAAGGGCAAGCCGAACGGCTCCCTGGCCCACGTCCACCCCGTCGAGCTCCTCGCCCACACCCTGCGCACCCTCGTCGAGCGCTCGGGTATCGACCCGGCACGGGTCGACGACGTCATCGGCGGCACCGTCGACCAGGTCGGCGAGCAGGCCATGAACACCACCCGCTACGCCGCCCTGTCGGCGGGCTTCCCGGAGACGGTCCCGGCGACCACCGTGGACCGCCAGTGCGGCTCCTCCCAGCAGGCCGTGCACTTCGCCGCCCAGGGCGTCATCTCGGGCGCGTACGACCTGGTCGTCGCCTGTGGCGTCGAGTCGATGAGCCGGGTGCCGATGTGGTCGAACGTGCCGCCCGGCAAGGACCCCTTCGGGCCCGGAATCGCCGATCGCTACCCGGAGGGGCTCGTCCCGCAGGGCATCAGCGCCGAACTCATCGCCGCCAAGTGGTCGATCACGCGCGAGCAGATGGACGCGTTCGCCGTCTCCTCGCACCGCAAGGCGGCCGCCGCCTGGGAGAAGGGCCTCTTCGACGCCGAGGTCGCACCCCTGGACGGCGTCTCCCGCGACGAGTGCGTACGGCCGGGCAGCACCCCCGAGATCCTCGCCGGCCTCAAGCCCGCCTACCACGACCCGGTCTTCGCCGAGCGCTTCCCGCAGATCGAGTGGAACGTCACCGCGGGCAACGCCAGCCCCGTGAACGACGGCGCCTCCGCCGTCCTCATCACCTCCAGCGAGACGGCGGCCCGACTCGGCCTGCGCCCACTCGCCCGGCTGCACAGCTTCGCCGTCACCGGATCCGACCCGATCCTCGTGCTCACCGGTGTGATCCCGGCGACGGAGAAGGTGCTGCGCCGGGCGGGCCTGTCGCTCGGCGACATCGACCTCTTCGAGGTCAACGAGGCCTTCTCCAGCGTCGTCCTGGCCTGGCAGCAGGAGACCGGAGCCGACCTGGCCAAGGTCAACGTGCACGGCGGCGCGATCGCGATCGGTCACCCGCTCGGCGCCAGCGGCACCCGTCTCACGACGACGCTGGTGCACGCGATGCGCGAACGCGGCGCCCGCTACGCCCTGCAGACGATGTGCGAGGCGGGCGGCCTCGCCAACGCGATGGTCCTGGAGGCGGTGTAG
- a CDS encoding winged helix-turn-helix transcriptional regulator: MAATKDPRPCSIADTLALVGEKYSLLVLREVCLGNGRFDQLVRNIGAPRDILATRLRRLVDAGILTKRAYSERPQRFEYRPTQAGLELEPVLITLMAWGDRHVRKDDDRPMVIEHVCGNELVPVVTCRACGDPVRHEDLTAHPQVSGWTVSGPSAA; the protein is encoded by the coding sequence ATGGCCGCCACCAAAGACCCGCGCCCCTGTTCCATCGCCGACACCCTGGCGCTCGTCGGTGAGAAGTACTCCCTGCTCGTCCTGCGCGAGGTGTGCCTGGGCAACGGCCGCTTCGACCAGCTCGTGCGCAACATCGGCGCCCCGCGCGACATCCTGGCCACCCGGCTTCGCCGCCTGGTCGACGCCGGCATCCTCACCAAGCGCGCCTACAGCGAGCGCCCGCAGCGGTTCGAGTACCGGCCGACGCAGGCGGGACTGGAGCTGGAGCCGGTCCTGATCACCCTCATGGCGTGGGGCGACCGCCATGTCCGCAAGGACGACGACCGCCCCATGGTGATCGAGCACGTCTGCGGCAACGAACTGGTCCCGGTCGTCACCTGCCGGGCCTGCGGGGATCCGGTGCGTCACGAGGACCTGACGGCTCATCCCCAGGTGTCCGGCTGGACGGTGTCGGGGCCGTCAGCCGCGTAG
- a CDS encoding DNA alkylation repair protein — protein MSVTGAGTSEVPRSVLADTVLERLTATYGAAADPERAATAQAYMKDIAPFLGVPTPERRALSRTVLQGTPRPDEADCTAIALRCWQLPEREYHYFAVDYLRRHVRRCSSGFLPVTRQLITTVSWWDTVDLLAAHVVGGLVAVDPKLSADMDAWIVDDDLWVARTALLHQLRYKEHTDTQRLFAYCLRQSGHPDFFIRKAIGWCLREYAKTDPDAVRDFLARERGRFAPLSVREALKNIGA, from the coding sequence ATGAGCGTCACAGGTGCGGGAACATCAGAAGTTCCGCGCAGTGTTCTGGCCGACACGGTCCTGGAGCGGCTCACCGCCACGTACGGCGCCGCCGCGGACCCCGAGCGGGCCGCCACCGCCCAGGCGTACATGAAGGACATCGCCCCCTTCCTCGGCGTCCCGACACCGGAGCGCCGCGCCCTGTCGCGCACCGTCCTCCAGGGCACGCCGCGCCCCGACGAGGCCGACTGCACCGCCATCGCCCTGCGCTGCTGGCAGCTGCCCGAGCGGGAGTACCACTACTTCGCCGTCGACTATCTGCGCCGGCACGTGCGGCGCTGTTCCTCCGGCTTCCTTCCGGTGACCCGGCAGCTGATCACCACCGTCTCCTGGTGGGACACCGTCGACCTGCTCGCCGCCCACGTCGTCGGCGGACTCGTCGCCGTCGACCCGAAGCTCTCCGCGGACATGGACGCCTGGATCGTCGACGACGACCTGTGGGTCGCCCGCACCGCCCTGCTCCACCAACTGCGTTACAAGGAACACACCGACACCCAGCGCCTCTTCGCCTACTGCCTGCGCCAGTCCGGGCACCCGGACTTCTTCATCCGCAAGGCGATCGGCTGGTGCCTGCGCGAGTACGCCAAGACCGACCCGGACGCCGTACGGGACTTCCTGGCGCGGGAGCGGGGGCGGTTCGCGCCGCTGTCGGTGCGGGAGGCGCTGAAGAACATCGGCGCCTGA
- a CDS encoding TVP38/TMEM64 family protein encodes MLDDATTRSGGTATAPPRAAATELAVPVTVPVPVPSGFAARCTRTLLSPWSRLSLLVVLLAAAASSVLLFEPQNLMANGWPPQVEGSAAVVLFAVAYGLVTVAFVPRPLLNLAAGALFGSEWGIGAALAGTVLGAGIAFGLGRLLGQEALRPLLRGRWLKAADGQFSKHGFRSMLAVRLFPGVPFWAANYAAAVSRMGYVPFLLATALGSIPNTAAYVVAGARASAPTSPAFLIALACIAVPALAGVVVAWRKRHHLRGH; translated from the coding sequence ATGCTCGACGATGCCACCACCCGCTCTGGGGGCACCGCCACGGCCCCTCCCCGGGCCGCCGCCACGGAGCTCGCTGTCCCCGTAACCGTCCCCGTTCCCGTGCCCTCGGGTTTCGCCGCGCGCTGCACCAGAACGCTGCTCTCGCCGTGGTCGCGGCTGTCCCTGCTCGTGGTCCTGCTCGCGGCGGCCGCGTCGTCCGTGCTGCTCTTCGAGCCGCAGAACCTGATGGCGAACGGCTGGCCGCCCCAGGTCGAGGGCTCGGCCGCGGTGGTGCTGTTCGCGGTGGCGTACGGCCTGGTCACGGTGGCCTTCGTGCCGCGGCCGCTGCTGAACCTCGCGGCGGGCGCGCTCTTCGGCTCCGAGTGGGGCATCGGCGCGGCCCTGGCGGGCACGGTGCTGGGCGCGGGCATCGCCTTCGGGCTGGGGCGGCTGCTGGGCCAGGAGGCCCTGCGCCCGTTGCTGCGCGGCCGGTGGCTGAAGGCGGCGGACGGCCAGTTCAGCAAGCACGGATTCCGCTCGATGCTGGCGGTGCGGCTGTTCCCCGGGGTGCCGTTCTGGGCCGCGAACTACGCCGCCGCGGTCTCCCGGATGGGCTACGTCCCGTTCCTGCTGGCGACGGCGCTCGGGTCGATCCCGAACACCGCCGCGTACGTCGTCGCCGGCGCCCGTGCCTCCGCGCCGACGTCGCCCGCCTTTCTGATCGCGCTGGCCTGTATCGCCGTACCGGCGCTGGCCGGTGTGGTGGTGGCCTGGCGCAAGCGCCATCACCTGCGCGGCCACTGA
- the tuf gene encoding elongation factor Tu, translated as MSKTAYVRTKPHLNIGTMGHVDHGKTTLTAAITKVLAERGSGTFVPFDRIDRAPEEAARGITINIAHVEYETDTRHYAHVDMPGHADYVKNMVTGAAQLDGAILVVSALDGIMPQTAEHVLLARQVGVDHIVVALNKADAGDEELVDLVELEVRDLLTEHGYGGDAAPVVRVSGLKALEGDPKWTASVEALLDAVDTYVPMPERYVDAPFLLPVENVLTITGRGTVVTGAVERGTVKVGDRVEVLGAGLESVVTGLETFGKPMDEAQAGDNVALLLRGVPRDAVRRGHVVVAPGSVVPGRRFTAQVYVLSAREGGRTTAVTSGYRPQFYIRTADVVGDIDLGEVGVARPGETVTMTVELGREVPLEPGLGFAVREGGRTVGAGTVTAVVP; from the coding sequence ATGTCCAAGACGGCATACGTGCGCACCAAGCCGCATCTGAACATCGGCACGATGGGTCATGTCGACCACGGCAAGACCACGTTGACGGCCGCCATCACCAAGGTCCTCGCCGAGCGCGGGTCCGGCACGTTCGTGCCCTTCGACCGCATCGACCGGGCGCCGGAGGAGGCCGCGCGCGGCATCACCATCAACATCGCGCACGTCGAGTACGAGACCGACACCCGCCACTACGCGCACGTCGACATGCCCGGCCACGCCGACTACGTCAAGAACATGGTCACCGGCGCCGCGCAGCTCGACGGGGCGATCCTCGTCGTCTCCGCGCTCGACGGGATCATGCCGCAGACCGCCGAACACGTCCTGCTCGCCCGGCAGGTGGGCGTCGACCACATCGTCGTCGCCCTCAACAAGGCCGACGCGGGCGACGAGGAGCTCGTCGACCTCGTCGAGCTGGAGGTCCGCGACCTGCTCACCGAGCACGGCTACGGCGGCGACGCCGCGCCCGTCGTACGGGTGTCGGGGCTGAAGGCCCTGGAAGGGGACCCGAAGTGGACGGCGTCCGTCGAGGCGCTGCTCGACGCGGTGGACACGTACGTGCCGATGCCGGAGCGGTATGTGGACGCGCCGTTCCTGCTGCCCGTCGAGAACGTGCTCACCATCACCGGCCGGGGGACCGTCGTCACCGGCGCGGTCGAGCGGGGCACCGTGAAGGTGGGCGACCGCGTCGAAGTGCTCGGGGCCGGGCTGGAGTCCGTGGTCACCGGCCTGGAGACCTTCGGCAAGCCGATGGACGAGGCGCAGGCCGGGGACAACGTGGCGCTGCTGCTGCGCGGCGTTCCACGGGACGCCGTCCGGCGGGGGCATGTCGTCGTCGCGCCGGGGAGTGTCGTGCCGGGTCGGCGCTTCACCGCGCAGGTGTACGTGCTGTCCGCGCGTGAGGGCGGTCGTACGACTGCGGTCACCAGCGGGTACCGGCCGCAGTTCTACATCCGTACGGCGGATGTGGTCGGGGACATCGACCTCGGTGAGGTGGGGGTCGCTCGGCCCGGGGAGACGGTGACGATGACCGTTGAGCTGGGGCGGGAGGTGCCTTTGGAGCCTGGGCTCGGATTTGCCGTTCGCGAGGGTGGCAGGACGGTGGGGGCGGGGACTGTGACCGCCGTCGTCCCGTAG